In the genome of Mucilaginibacter sp. 14171R-50, the window TATTGAGTTAACCATTTATTGATTAAAGCCTCCCGGCACCAAAAATCCCGTCAGCACATCGTAAATCCGCACACTTATCTTTAGATATGCATTTTAAACACAAATATCAGTAATGTGCATACAAATGTAGTGATCATTATCCCGTTTGATGTTTTATCAAGATGCGCCCTTGCCGAGAATCTTAACATCACTAAATTTAAAGCCAGGGCTATCAGGTACGGAGCGGCAGGCTTATCTAAAAAAAAGCTTCCGTTATTTAATACCACCGCAAATATCACCCAGGCCAAAACAGGGGCCGCAAAGCCGTAAAGTATCCCCAAAAAAAGGTTGTTTTTTTTAAACATTAAAATTCCAGGAGTTTAAAACAGGGATAGCGTGGTGGGCCGTCATATCAAACTGAACCGGCACAACCGATGCATAATTGTGCTCAAGCGCCCAAACATCGGTATCCTCGCCGTTATCGTCATTTGTAAAAATACCTGTTAGCCAATAATAAGGCCGCTTATGCGGGTCAACGCGTTCATCAAACTCTTCAGCCCATTTGGCATTAGCCTGACGACAAATTTTTACACCCTTAATGTTATGCCCGGCCGGGAAATTTACATTTAGCACTGTCCCTACAGGCAAGCCATTGTTTAAAACCTGTGTGGCAAGTTCCTTTACGAACTTTTGGCAATGGTCGAAATTAGCCTGGTTAGTATAATCGTCCAGCGAAAATCCGATAGAAGGGATGCGTTCAATAGCCCCTTCAACTGCTGCCGACATTGTGCCCGAGTATAACACGTTTATAGAATTATTTAAACCGTGATTGATACCAGATACACACAGATCGGGCTTTACACCTTTTAATACCGTGTTTACAGCAAGTTTCACACAATCCACCG includes:
- the surE gene encoding 5'/3'-nucleotidase SurE — encoded protein: MKTKQPTILVVNDDGITAPGIKALMHTMKELGRVVVVAPDSPQSGMGHAITIGKPLRLDKVDIYEGIEMYSCSGTPVDCVKLAVNTVLKGVKPDLCVSGINHGLNNSINVLYSGTMSAAVEGAIERIPSIGFSLDDYTNQANFDHCQKFVKELATQVLNNGLPVGTVLNVNFPAGHNIKGVKICRQANAKWAEEFDERVDPHKRPYYWLTGIFTNDDNGEDTDVWALEHNYASVVPVQFDMTAHHAIPVLNSWNFNV